A window from Zingiber officinale cultivar Zhangliang chromosome 7A, Zo_v1.1, whole genome shotgun sequence encodes these proteins:
- the LOC122002135 gene encoding hydroxyproline O-arabinosyltransferase 1-like isoform X1, whose translation MVCGGRLLYYLLISLAIALITYNAIISSTATLLAPGFPGRRGGPFSRSSSSDRVENRRQLFHTAVTASDSAYNAWQCRVMYYWFKKAREARPDTEMGGFTRILHSGRADNLVDEIPTFVADPLPNGMDQGYIVLNRPWAFVQWLQKATIQEEYIFMAEPDHIIVKPIPNLAKFGSAAAFPFFYIEPKKYEPVLRNFYPEDKGPITNIDPIGNSPVIVDKASLRKIAPTWMNISLEMKKNPEADKAFGWVLEMYAYAVASALHGVGNSLHKDLMIQPPWDLEVGDKYIIHYTYGCDYNMKGELTYGKIGEWRFDKRLYTNKSPPKNLPLPPAGVARSVVTLVKMLNEATANIPNWDTL comes from the exons ATGGTTTGTGGCGGTCGACTTCTCTACTACCTCCTTATCTCCCTCGCCATCGCTCTCATCACCTACAACGCCATCATCTCCTCCACCGCCACCCTCCTCGCCCCCGGCTTCCCCGGCCGCCGCGGCGGTCCTTTCTCCCGCTCCTCGTCATCCGATCGGGTTGAGAATCGCCGGCAGCTGTTCCACACCGCGGTGACCGCGTCCGACTCTGCCTACAATGCCTGGCAGTGCCGGGTCATGTACTACTGGTTCAAGAAGGCCCGAGAAGCCCGACCCGACACGGAGATGGGCGGATTCACCAGGATCTTGCACTCCGGCCGGGCTGATAATCTCGTGGACGAGATCCCCACCTTCGTCGCAGATCCCCTCCCTAATGGAATGGATCAG GGGTATATCGTTCTCAATAGGCCTTGGGCATTTGTTCAGTGGCTTCAGAAAGCTACTATCCAGGAAGA GTATATCTTCATGGCAGAGCCGGACCACATCATTGTTAAACCCATACCAAATCTTGCTAAATTTGGTTCTGCTGCCGCATTCCCTTTCTTCTACATTGAACCCAAAAAGTATGAACCTGTTCTGCGTAATTTCTACCCAGAGGATAAGGGTCCAATCACAAATATTGATCCTATAGGAAATTCTCCTGTCATAGTTGACAAG GCATCTCTCAggaagattgctccaacatggaTGAACATCTCTTTGGAGATGAAGAAAAATCCTGAGGCAGATAAAGCATTTGGTTGGGTGCTTGAAAT GTATGCCTATGCTGTGGCATCTGCTCTTCATGGAGTTGGAAACAGCTTACATAAGGATCTCATGATTCAG CCTCCTTGGGACTTAGAAGTTGGTGATAAATACATTATCCATTATACGTATGGATGTGACTATAATATGAAG GGAGAATTAACTTATGGAAAAATTGGAGAATGGAGATTTGATAAAAGATTATACACCAATAAGTCTCCACCCAAGAACCTTCCTTTACCACCTGCTGGAGTTGCACGGAGTGTG
- the LOC122002130 gene encoding callose synthase 5-like, with the protein MGGGEQASASEMPAAGLVPGPPGLMRRASTRNPTTATFSMEVFDNEVVPASLDSITPVLRVASKIEAERPRVAYLCRFYAFEKAHRLDPSSTGRGVRQFKTALLQRLERDNGTSLSRRVKKSDAREIQSFYQQYYEQYVRALDRGEQADRAQLGKAYQTANILFEVLCAVNKSEKVEEVAPEIIAAARDVQEKTEIYVPYNILPLDAAGASQCIMQLEEIKAAVAALKNTRGLNWPSVGQQKEKTGELDLLDWLRVTFGFQRDNVRNQREHLILLLANLHIRLSPKPEPIHKLDNRAVDAVMNKIFKNYKSWCKFLGKKHSLRLAQNLQPQEIQQRKILYMGLFLLIWGEAANLRFMPECLSYIFHNMAYELHGLLGGNVSVVTGENVRSSYGGDDEAFLKKVISPIYHVIEKEVQRSNNGKAPHSAWCNYDDLNEYFWSADCFSLGWPMRDDGEFFKSIRQSKPTVQVGRSSKKLPNKSTGKENFVETRTFWNIFRSFSRMWTFYVIALQAMIIMAWSGYSPAQIFQKDMLYSLSSIFITAALLHLLKCILDLILNFPGYHRRKFTDILRNVLKILVSLAWSIVLLLCYIDSSQINLPLGGILQYLHQIKGVPPLYTMAVALYVLPNVLTGMLFLFPMLRRWIENSEWGIVRMLLWWSQPRIYVGRGMHESQLVLFKYTLFWVLLLSSKFAFSYFLQIQPLIKPTKDIMNVHNVHFAWHDFFPQAPGNLGAIIALWVPVILVYFMDTQIWYAIFSTLYGGVSGAFGRLGEIRTLGMLRSRFHSLPGAFNTCLVPSEKVRHKGFSLSRRFAEASPSKRTEAAKFAQLWNEVICSFREEDLISDREMDLLLVPYSSDPSLKVIQWPPFLLSGKIPVALDTAAQFQAKDSDLWKRICVDEYMKCAVIECYESFKLILNLLVVGENEKRIIGIIIKEIEANIEKNTFLSNFRMNALPTLCKKFVELLDILKEGDASKRDTVVLLLQDMLEVVSRDMMVNEIHELVELGHGNKDSVPRRQLFAGTGSKPAILFPPLLNPHWEEQIKRLYLLLTVKEYAIDVPTNLEARRRIAFFTNSLFMDMPRAPRVRKMLSFSVMTPYYSEEIVFSKSDLDLENEDGISIIFYLQKIYPDEWNNFMERINCKRESEVWSNEENVLQLRHWASLRGQTLCRTVRGMMYYRRALKLQAFLDMAQESEILEGYKAFTDPMEEENKSQRSLFSQLDAIADMKFTYVATCQIYGNQKRSGDRRATDILNLMVNYPSLRVAYIDEVEERYSDKVQKVYYSVLVKAVDNRDQEIYRIKLPGAAKIGEGKPENQNHAIIFTRGEALQAIDMNQDNYLEEAFKMRNLLEEFNEDHGLRQPTILGVREHIFTGSVSSLAWFMSNQETSFVTIGQRVLANPLKVRFHYGHPDVFDRIFHITRGGISKASRGINLSEDIFAGFNSTLRRGNITHHEYIQVGKGRDVGLNQISLFEAKVACGNGEQILSRDIYRLGHRFDFFRMLSCYFTTVGFYISSMMVVIIVYAFLYGRLYLSLSGLEDAIMKQARKIGNTALESAMASQSIVQLGLLMALPMIMEIGLERGFWTAISDFIIMQLQLCSVFFTFSLGTKSHYFGRTMLHGGAKYRATGRGFVVRHVKFAENYRMYSRSHFVKGLELMIMLIVYQIYGAVATDSIAYLLLTSSMWFLVGTWLFAPFVFNPSGFEWQKIVEDWDDWSKWMNSWGGIGVPANKSWESWWDEEQEHLKSTGFLGRFWEIVLSLRFFLFQYGIVYHLHVSNNDKSIIVYGLSWFVIVAIFFILKLVSMGRKTFSGDFQLLFRLLNLLLFIGLVGTLIILFIFLNLTVGDIFCSILAFMPTGWALLQIAQALRPMAKALGLWSSVKALARGYEYVMGLLIFSPVAVLAWFPFVSEFQTRLLFNQAFSRGLQISRILTGGKKHN; encoded by the exons ATGGGAGGGGGAGAGCAAGCGTCTGCCTCTGAAATGCCAGCGGCCGGGCTGGTACCCGGGCCGCCGGGGTTGATGCGACGAGCATCGACGAGGAATCCCACGACGGCGACTTTCTCAATGGAGGTGTTTGACAACGAGGTGGTGCCGGCGTCACTGGACAGCATTACGCCTGTCCTTCGAGTTGCCTCCAAGATTGAGGCAGAGCGCCCTCGCGTTGCTTATCTCT GCCGATTTTATGCATTTGAGAAGGCACATAGACTTGATCCTAGTTCAACCGGACGTGGAGTTCGCCAATTCAAAACTGCCCTCCTTCAACGCCTTGAACGG GACAACGGAACGAGTCTCTCCCGAAGGGTGAAGAAGAGCGATGCCCGAGAGATCCAGAGTTTCTATCAGCAATACTACGAGCAATATGTTCGTGCTCTCGATAGGGGCGAACAAGCCGACAG AGCTCAACTCGGGAAAGCTTATCAAACCGCTAATATCCTTTTTGAGGTTCTCTGTGCCGTTAACAAGAGCGAGAAAGTTGAAGAAGTTGCCCCAGAG ATCATTGCTGCTGCCAGAGATGTCCAAGAAAAAACCGAAATTTATGTACCCTACAACATCCTTCCCTTGGATGCTGCTGGTGCTTCACAATGCATCATGCAGCTCGAGGAG ATAAAAGCAGCCGTTGCAGCCCTGAAGAATACGCGGGGTTTGAACTGGCCTTCTGTTGGTCAGCAAAAGGAGAAAACAGGAGAGTTGGATCTACTTGATTGGTTAAGAGTCACATTTGGGTTTCAG AGAGACAATGTAAGAAATCAAAGGGAACATTTGATCTTGCTCCTCGCCAACCTTCACATAAGGCTGTCTCCGAAGCCTGAACCTATTCATAAG CTAGATAATCGTGCAGTCGATGCAGTTATGAACAAAATATTCAAGAACTATAAATCATGGTGCAAATTCTTGGGAAAGAAACATAGTTTACG tctTGCACAAAACCTACAACCACAAGAGATTCAACAGAGAAAGATCCTATATATGGGTCTGTTTCTTCTTATCTGGGGTGAAGCTGCCAATCTTCGATTTATGCCAGAGTGCTTATCTTATATATTCCACAAT ATGGCATATGAGCTACATGGTCTGTTGGGTGGCAATGTCAGTGTTGTGACAGGGGAGAATGTTAGATCTTCATATGGTGGAGACGATGAAGCATTCTTGAAGAAAGTAATCAGCCCAATTTATCATGTGATTGAAAAG GAAGTTCAAAGAAGCAATAACGGAAAAGCCCCACATTCAGCTTGGTGTAACTATGATGACCTAAATGAGTACTTCTG GTCGGCTGATTGCTTTTCCTTGGGTTGGCCTATGAGAGATGATGGGGAGTTCTTCAAATCTATACGACAATCAAAGCCTACAGTTCAG GTTGGACGTTCATCCAAAAAATTGCCTAATAAAAGCACAGGGAAGGAAAATTTTGTTGAGACTAGAACATTTTGGAACATCTTTAGAAGTTTTTCTCGCATGTGGACTTTCTATGTAATAGCATTACAG GCAATGATAATCATGGCCTGGAGTGGTTATTCACCAGCACAGATTTTTCAGAAAGATATGTTATACTCATTATCTAGCATTTTCATAACAGCAGCACTTCTGCATCTGCTAAAAT gTATTCTTGATCTTATTCTTAATTTCCCTGGCTATCATAGACGAAAATTTACTGATATCTTGAGAAATGTCCTCAAGATATTAGTGAGTCTTGCATGGTCTATAGTTCTTCTTCTGTGTTATATTGATTCGTCACAGATAAATTTGCCTTTGGGTGGCATTTTGCAGTACCTTCATCAGATAAAAGGCGTTCCGCCTTTATATACTATGGCTGTGGCATTATACGTGTTGCCTAATGTTTTAACAGGAATGCTATTTTTATTTCCTATGCTCCGTAGATGGATAGAGAATTCAGAATGGGGCATTGTCCGAATGCTCTTATGGTGGTCTCAG CCAAGGATTTATGTTGGGCGCGGTATGCATGAGAGTCAGTTGGTACTATTCAA GTACACATTGTTTTGGGTGTTGCTGTTATCTTCCAAGTTTGCATTTAGTTACTTCTTGCAG ATACAACCTCTTATAAAGCCCACAAAAGATATAATGAATGTTCATAATGTACATTTCGCCTGGCATGATTTTTTCCCCCAAG CTCCTGGTAATCTTGGTGCTATTATTGCGCTTTGGGTTCCTGTGATCTTG gtgtattttatggatactcaAATATGGTATGCAATTTTCTCCACTTTATATGGAGGTGTCTCTGGAGCATTTGGTCGACTTGGAGAG ATACGAACACTAGGCATGTTGAGATCACGGTTTCATTCTTTGCCTGGAGCTTTCAACACATGTCTTGTTCCATCTGAGAAAGTTCGTCACAAGGGATTCTCTCTATCAAGGCGCTTTGCTGAG GCCTCTCCAAGTAAGAGAACTGAAGCAGCAAAGTTTGCTCAGCTTTGGAATGAAGTGATATGCAGCTTCCGAGAGGAAGACCTTATAAGTGATAG GGAGATGGATCTTTTGCTAGTTCCTTACTCATCCGATCCTAGCTTGAAGGTGATACAATGGCCACCATTCCTACTATCTGGCAAG ATACCAGTAGCACTAGATACAGCTGCTCAATTTCAAGCAAAGGATTCTGATCTCTGGAAACGTATCTGTGTTGACGAGTACATGAAATGTGCTGTTATCGAATGCTATGAGTCCTTTAAGCTCATTCTTAATCTTCTTGTTGTCGGGGAGAATGAGAAAAG GATTATTGGTATCATTATTAAAGAGATTGAAGCTAACATTGAAAAAAATACCTTTCTAAGCAATTTTAGGATGAATGCCTTGCCAACACTATGTAAGAAGTTTGTGGAGCTTCTTGATATATTG AAAGAGGGCGATGCATCTAAACGTGATACAGTTGTATTATTGCTTCAAGACATGCTTGAAGTAGTCTCCCGTGATATGATGGTTAATGAGATACA tgAGTTAGTTGAACTTGGGCATGGTAATAAAGATTCAGTACCCCGAAGACAGCTCTTTGCTGGTACTGGTTCAAAACCTGCAATATTGTTTCCTCCTCTACTTAACCCACACTGGGAAGAACAG ATTAAACGACTTTACCTCCTATTGACAGTGAAGGAATATGCAATAGATGTTCCTACAAACCTTGAAGCTCGTAGAAGAATAGCATTTTTCACAAATTCTTTGTTTATGGATATGCCCCGTGCTCCTAGAGTCCGTAAAATGTTGTCATTCAG TGTGATGACTCCATACTACAGTGAGGAAATTGTATTTTCCAAAAGTGACCTTGATTTGGAAAATGAAGATGGCATCTCTATAATATTCTATTTGCAAAAGATCTATCCAG ATGAATGGAACAACTTTATGGAGAGGATCAATTGCAAACGAGAAAGTGAGGTTTGGTCCAATGAAGAAAATGTTTTACAGCTTCGTCATTGGGCCTCTCTTAGGGGACAAACACTTTGTAGAACTG TGAGAGGTATGATGTACTATCGTAGAGCATTGAAGCTTCAGGCGTTTCTAGACATGGCCCAAGAAAGTG AGATATTAGAGGGATATAAAGCATTTACTGATCCAATGGAGGAAGAAAATAAGAGCCAAAGGTCATTATTTTCTCAACTTGATGCCATAGCAGACATGAAATTCACATATGTTGCTACATGCCAAATTTATGGCAACCAGAAAAGGTCTGGAGATCGTCGTGCAACAGACATTTTGAACCTGATGGTTAA CTACCCTTCCCTTCGTGTTGCATATATCGATGAAGTTGAAGAAAGATATAGTGACAAGGTTCAGAAGGTCTACTACTCTGTGCTCGTAAAAGCAGTGGACAACCGTGATCAA GAAATATATCGAATAAAACTACCAGGGGCGGCAAAGATAGGCGAAGGGAAACCCGAGAATCAAAACCATGCCATAATCTTCACTCGTGGTGAAGCTCTTCAGGCTATCGATATGAATCAG GATAATTATCTAGAAGAGGCATTTAAAATGCGTAATCTTCTGGAAGAATTCAATGAAGACCATGGACTGCGTCAGCCTACCATCCTTGGTGTACGTGAGCATATTTTCACAGGAAG TGTATCCTCTTTGGCATGGTTTATGTCAAATCAAGAAACCAGTTTTGTAACAATAGGGCAAAGGGTCCTTGCGAACCCATTAAA AGTTCGGTTTCACTATGGTCACCCAGATGTGTTTGATAGAATCTTTCACATAACTAGAGGTGGCATTAGCAAGGCATCTCGTGGGATCAACTTAAGTGAAGATATATTTGCTG GCTTCAACTCCACCTTACGACGGGGAAATATCACCCATCATGAGTATATCCAGGTTGGAAAAGGTCGTGATGTTGGACTAAACCAAATATCTCTATTTGAAGCAAAGGTTGCTTGTGGCAATGGAGAACAAATACTCAGCAGAGATATCTATCGCCTGGGGCATCGCTTTGACTTCTTCAGGATGCTATCATGTTATTTTACTACTGTTGGATTCTACATCAGCTCGATG ATGGTTGTGATCATAGTTTATGCTTTCTTGTACGGAAGACTTTACTTGTCGCTTAGTGGGCTGGAGGATGCTATTATGAAGCAGGCAAGGAAGATAGGCAACACTGCTCTAGAGTCGGCCATGGCATCTCAGTCAATCGTTCAATTAGGTTTGCTAATGGCTTTACCAATGATCATGGAGATTGGACTTGAAAGAGGATTCTGGACCGCCATTAGCGACTTCATCATAATGCAACTTCAGCTTTGTTCTGTGTTCTTCACATTCTCCCTGGGAACAAAATCACACTATTTTGGAAGAACAATGTTGCATGGTGGGGCTAAATACAGAGCCACTGGACGTGGATTTGTGGTCCGACATGTAAAGTTTGCTGAGAATTACAGGATGTATTCCCGGAGCCACTTTGTTAAAGGGTTGGAGTTGATGATAATGCTTATAGTTTATCAGATCTACGGTGCAGTGGCAACTGATTCGATCGCATACTTACTTCTGACTTCATCAATGTGGTTCCTTGTTGGCACATGGCTGTTTGCACCATTCGTTTTCAACCCTTCAGGTTTCGAATGGCAAAAGATAGTGGAGGACTGGGATGACTGGAGCAAATGGATGAACAGTTGGGGAGGAATCGGTGTTCCAGCAAACAAGAGTTGGGAATCCTGGTGGGATGAAGAACAGGAGCACCTGAAGTCAACTGGGTTCTTAGGAAGATTCTGGGAAATTGTCCTCTCTCTTCGCTTCTTTCTTTTCCAGTACGGGATTGTTTATCACCTCCATGTTTCCAATAACGACAAAAGCATCATC GTGTACGGACTGTCGTGGTTTGTGATAGTGGCGATATTTTTTATACTGAAG CTGGTGTCAATGGGGAGGAAGACATTTAGTGGGGACTTCCAGCTCCTGTTCCGGCTGCTGAATCTGCTCCTGTTCATCGGATTGGTTGGAACTCTGATcattctcttcatcttcctcaatTTGACTGTCGGAGACATCTTCTGCAGCATCCTCGCTTTCATGCCTACCGGTTGGGCTCTGCTTCAG ATTGCACAGGCACTGAGACCAATGGCGAAGGCTCTGGGTCTGTGGAGCTCGGTCAAGGCCTTGGCCAGGGGGTATGAGTACGTGATGGGCCTGCTGATCTTTTCGCCGGTTGCTGTCTTGGCCTGGTTCCCGTTCGTCTCCGAGTTCCAGACAAGGCTGCTCTTCAACCAGGCCTTCAGCCGAGGACTGCAAATTTCACGTATTCTGACCGGAGGAAAGAAGCACAACTGA
- the LOC122002129 gene encoding probable folate-biopterin transporter 6 has product MRSRHKSPPIRRRTLNPKSTSLATSCEFVIIPNSAPMDSETQDLVEKTPAATKAEGLKCGDGGAGALSRMVVEPAEWIRMLCRELNGSFVFGVVVVYGLSQGFASSFFRVVSDYYWKDVQRVQPSAVQFFIGLYYLPWIMKPVWGLLTDVVPVRGYRRRPYFIAAGVLGVAATFVVATFERLAVAAALLCLVGMMAGVAIADVTIDACIARNSIERPGLAADMQSLCGFVSSAGALVGFSTSGVFVHLLGAQGALGLMALPATLLIILGFVIYEHKNAHLSAKPKVWETGKEAIGGMARTIQFPTVWKPSLYMFLSLALSISTHEGQFYWYTDRRAGPAFSQEFVGVIYAIGATASMVGVLIYHKLLKHLPFRRLIFFAQLLYGFSGMLDLAFVLRWNLKLRLPDAAFVVLEECVSRVISRLRWMPMMVLSTRLCPRGIEGTFFALLMCIDSLGTLTSKTAGGLLLHFFSVTRTDFRRLWLVLLLRNLLRIATLGLIFLVPSADPNDPLLPPELMLPSDAPPHNSGGAAEEALQLAELTDDTDTGGEKV; this is encoded by the exons ATGCGAAGTCGTCACAAATCTCCACCAATTCGTCGACGGACGCTAAATCCCAAGTCAACATCTCTTGCCACTTCATGTGAGTTCGTCATCATTCCCAATTCAGCCCCAATGGATTCGGAGACGCAGGACCTAGTGGAGAAGACGCCGGCGGCGACGAAGGCAGAAGGGTTGAAGTGCGGCGATGGTGGTGCCGGGGCTCTGTCCAGGATGGTGGTGGAGCCGGCGGAGTGGATCCGGATGCTGTGCCGGGAGCTGAACGGCAGCTTCGTGTTCGGGGTGGTGGTGGTGTACGGCCTCAGTCAGGGCTTCGCTAGCTCCTTCTTCCGCGTGGTGTCTGATTACTACTGGAAGGACGTGCAGAGGGTTCAGCCGTCGGCGGTGCAGTTCTTCATTGGCCTCTACTACCTCCCCTGGATCATGAAGCCCGTCTGGGGCCTCCTCACCGACGTCGTTCCCGTCCGTGGTTATCGCCGCCGCCCCTACTTTATCGCCGCGG GCGTTCTCGGAGTGGCGGCGACGTTCGTGGTGGCGACGTTCGAGCGGCTGGCGGTGGCGGCTGCGCTGCTGTGCCTGGTGGGGATGATGGCGGGGGTGGCGATTGCGGATGTGACCATCGACGCGTGCATCGCGAGGAACAGCATCGAGCGGCCGGGGCTGGCAGCGGACATGCAGAGTCTGTGCGGGTTCGTGTCCTCGGCGGGGGCGCTCGTCGGGTTCTCCACCAGCGGCGTCTTCGTCCACCTCCTCGGAGCTCAG GGAGCGCTGGGGCTGATGGCGTTGCCGGCGACGCTGCTGATCATTCTCGGATTCGTCATCTACGAACACAAGAACGCCCACCTCTCAGCGAAGCCAAAG GTATGGGAGACGGGGAAGGAAGCAATCGGAGGAATGGCGAGAACGATCCAATTTCCAACGGTTTGGAAGCCGTCGCTTTACATGTTCTTGAGTCTGGCGCTCAGCATCAGCACCCATGAAGGCCAATTCTATTGGTACACCGATCGCCGTGCAGGACCAGCCTTTTCCCAGGAGTTCGTGGGGGTGATCTACGCGATCGGGGCGACGGCGTCGATGGTCGGCGTCCTCATCTACCACAAGCTGCTGAAGCACCTCCCCTTCCGGCGCCTCATCTTCTTCGCGCAGCTCCTCTACGGCTTCTCCGGCATGCTCGACCTCGCCTTCGTCCTCCGCTGGAACCTCAAACTCCGCCTCCCCGACGCCGCCTTCGTGGTCCTCGAGGAGTGCGTCTCCCGCGTCATCAGCCGCCTCCGGTGGATGCCGATGATGGTGCTCAGCACCCGCCTCTGCCCCCGCGGCATCGAGGGCACCTTCTTCGCCCTCCTCATGTGCATCGACAGCCTAGGCACCCTCACCTCCAAGACCGCCGGCGGCCtcctcctccacttcttctccgtCACCCGCACCGACTTCCGCCGCCTCTGGCTCGTCCTCCTCCTCCGCAACCTCCTGCGGATCGCCACTCTGGGGCTCATCTTTCTCGTGCCCAGCGCCGACCCGAACGACCCGCTGCTGCCGCCGGAGCTCATGCTGCCTTCGGATGCCCCTCCTCACAATTCCGGCGGCGCAGCGGAGGAGGCCTTGCAGTTGGCGGAGCTCACCGATGACACTGATACCGGCGGCGAAAAAGTGTGA